The following are from one region of the Bradyrhizobium septentrionale genome:
- a CDS encoding imm11 family protein, with protein MHNDNQKAPKERKPKARKFYILNERFGERPADFEVENLAVLRGGQGALAPPKGRRGFPAYPEVPRVVIGKLGRKASPPRDFELFHSYWLVSDPLKRLFEELDPDAFVFLTCDVRLADGSAGPIYWLCDVVRVIEAFDQRTSDELRKHRYRGLLGNTSLVFDDEAIGSARVFCTPHAVNIFADQSVKDACKQAGIRGAMFTPCFKE; from the coding sequence ATGCACAACGACAATCAGAAAGCACCGAAGGAGCGAAAGCCGAAGGCGCGCAAGTTCTATATCCTGAACGAGCGTTTTGGAGAGAGGCCGGCGGATTTCGAAGTCGAGAATCTGGCCGTTCTGCGTGGGGGTCAGGGTGCGCTTGCGCCGCCAAAAGGAAGGAGGGGCTTTCCGGCCTATCCGGAGGTGCCGCGCGTCGTGATCGGTAAGCTTGGCAGGAAGGCGTCTCCGCCCCGCGACTTCGAGCTCTTTCATTCGTATTGGCTGGTTTCTGATCCTCTCAAACGGCTGTTTGAAGAACTCGATCCGGACGCCTTCGTCTTTCTCACGTGTGATGTCCGACTGGCGGATGGGTCAGCGGGGCCGATCTATTGGCTGTGCGACGTCGTCCGCGTTATCGAGGCTTTTGACCAAAGGACGTCTGACGAACTTCGGAAGCATCGATATCGCGGCCTTCTTGGCAATACTTCCCTCGTTTTCGACGACGAAGCCATCGGCAGCGCCCGCGTCTTTTGCACGCCGCACGCTGTCAACATCTTCGCCGATCAAAGCGTCAAGGATGCCTGCAAGCAGGCTGGCATCAGGGGAGCGATGTTCACACCTTGTTTCAAGGAGTGA
- a CDS encoding DUF2147 domain-containing protein, with protein MKTFVAIAALLMATTSAHAGGSGITFQIDGQRIHVEAPRNCSALSCIRISAPGYNGTIGNINLLGSKSNDDDDVASSDAPQPVPAAPVATVFAPSAPPPAPSTAVATAAPAPVEAAPAPAPVAAQPAPIAAAPAPTGPVGVWVTEENKGNVRVEACGANLCGYSVKTNERILINMKPNGSKWSGRIHDPDSGRDYDSTIAMQGSNAIRVQGCAFGGMFCGGQTWKRVS; from the coding sequence ATGAAAACGTTCGTTGCGATCGCCGCGCTGCTGATGGCCACCACATCAGCCCATGCCGGCGGCTCCGGCATCACGTTCCAGATCGACGGCCAGCGCATCCATGTCGAGGCGCCGCGCAATTGCAGCGCGCTGTCCTGCATCCGCATCTCGGCGCCGGGCTATAACGGCACCATCGGCAACATCAATCTTCTCGGCTCGAAGTCCAACGATGACGACGATGTGGCGTCGTCGGACGCGCCGCAGCCGGTGCCGGCCGCGCCGGTTGCAACGGTGTTCGCGCCTTCAGCGCCTCCTCCCGCCCCGTCAACGGCGGTTGCGACGGCAGCCCCTGCGCCGGTCGAAGCCGCGCCCGCACCGGCCCCGGTCGCGGCACAGCCCGCTCCCATTGCCGCCGCCCCGGCACCGACCGGACCGGTCGGCGTCTGGGTCACCGAAGAGAACAAGGGCAATGTCCGCGTCGAAGCCTGCGGCGCCAATCTGTGCGGCTATTCGGTGAAGACCAACGAACGCATCCTGATCAACATGAAGCCCAACGGCAGCAAATGGAGCGGCCGCATCCACGATCCCGACTCCGGCCGCGACTACGACTCGACGATCGCGATGCAGGGCTCGAATGCGATACGCGTGCAGGGCTGCGCCTTCGGCGGCATGTTCTGCGGCGGCCAGACCTGGAAGCGGGTCAGCTAG
- a CDS encoding AraC family transcriptional regulator, producing the protein MALTALELGLRGAVVALFLVVCAVLLLRYAAVNRAASLGAAMGAAGAAYAISTAPFFPAASFGWSSPFVAFAMGSPVIFWLWARAIFDAQFVLRPWHAAVWTLLAGLGVVSHNCWTIWPDVAGTCGRMLALATIAFAVLGVAQIPKGWRTAVTTARGRLLIALVIGVGLQMVFAAAAGLAAIPTQSISLSAALGLATFALMSIWMMLFDPPESQPAAGGGQAGRASGSFEPDGLATKDRAPQDRASLNRLNHLMTTERTYRQEGLTIGLLAARLGMPEYRLRTLINDGLGHRNFNAFLNRYRLDEAKAALADASQAEVPVLTIALDAGFQSLAPFNRAFKADTGLTPSEFRRQAAAAATADLAEIARPE; encoded by the coding sequence ATGGCGTTGACGGCTCTTGAGCTCGGTCTCCGGGGAGCAGTGGTCGCACTGTTCCTGGTCGTTTGCGCGGTGCTGCTGCTGCGCTACGCGGCGGTCAATCGTGCCGCAAGCCTCGGCGCCGCGATGGGCGCGGCTGGCGCGGCCTATGCGATTTCGACCGCACCATTCTTTCCCGCAGCGTCATTCGGCTGGAGCTCGCCGTTCGTCGCCTTCGCCATGGGCTCTCCCGTGATTTTCTGGCTGTGGGCGCGCGCGATATTCGATGCGCAGTTCGTCTTGCGGCCCTGGCACGCTGCCGTATGGACGCTCCTCGCCGGCCTAGGCGTTGTCAGCCACAATTGCTGGACGATCTGGCCCGATGTCGCCGGGACGTGCGGCCGCATGCTCGCGCTGGCGACGATCGCCTTCGCCGTGCTCGGGGTCGCGCAAATTCCGAAGGGCTGGCGCACCGCCGTGACGACGGCGCGCGGCCGCCTGTTGATCGCGCTGGTGATCGGCGTCGGCCTGCAGATGGTGTTCGCCGCCGCGGCAGGGCTGGCGGCAATTCCGACCCAGTCGATCAGCCTGAGCGCCGCGCTCGGCCTCGCCACCTTCGCGCTGATGTCGATCTGGATGATGCTGTTCGATCCGCCCGAGAGCCAGCCGGCCGCGGGCGGCGGCCAGGCCGGCCGGGCGTCCGGATCGTTCGAGCCCGACGGCCTTGCGACCAAGGACCGCGCGCCCCAGGACCGCGCGTCGCTCAATCGCCTCAACCATCTGATGACCACCGAGCGCACCTACCGGCAGGAAGGGCTGACCATCGGCCTGTTGGCGGCGCGGCTCGGCATGCCGGAATACCGGCTGCGCACGCTGATCAATGACGGGCTCGGCCACCGGAATTTCAACGCCTTCCTCAACCGCTATCGGCTCGACGAGGCTAAGGCGGCGCTCGCCGATGCCAGCCAGGCCGAAGTGCCGGTGCTGACGATTGCGCTCGATGCCGGGTTCCAGTCGCTGGCGCCATTCAACCGCGCCTTCAAGGCGGACACCGGGCTGACGCCATCAGAGTTTCGCCGTCAGGCGGCGGCCGCGGCAACCGCTGATCTGGCGGAAATCGCCCGACCGGAGTGA
- a CDS encoding inner membrane-spanning protein YciB, producing MEFQRPMKHFLNAARLLALDLASTLVFLVLFLLTHNTALAVGLGIAFGVAQIGIQLLRGKRIDAMEWLSLFLVVAAGSATLLTHDPRFVLFKPSIIYAIVGVVMLKPGWLNRYLPEIAQTVVPDVAVIVGYAWAGLMFVSAAVNAFVALTCEITTWAIVMPIYGIVSKIVVFLGGFAAMRFTARRRIRAMPEAQREAVLALEGAPATAAR from the coding sequence GTGGAGTTTCAACGCCCGATGAAGCACTTCCTCAACGCGGCCAGGCTATTGGCCCTCGACCTGGCGTCGACCCTGGTCTTTCTTGTTCTATTTCTGCTGACCCACAACACCGCGCTCGCGGTCGGCCTCGGCATCGCGTTCGGCGTTGCGCAGATCGGCATCCAGCTCCTGCGCGGGAAGCGGATCGACGCCATGGAGTGGCTGAGCCTGTTCCTGGTCGTCGCCGCCGGCTCCGCGACCCTGCTCACCCATGACCCGCGCTTCGTGCTGTTCAAGCCGAGCATCATCTACGCGATCGTCGGCGTCGTGATGCTGAAGCCGGGCTGGCTCAACCGCTATCTGCCCGAGATCGCGCAGACCGTCGTGCCCGATGTCGCCGTCATCGTCGGCTATGCCTGGGCGGGCCTGATGTTCGTCTCCGCCGCGGTGAACGCCTTCGTCGCGCTGACCTGCGAGATCACGACATGGGCGATCGTGATGCCGATCTATGGCATCGTGAGCAAGATCGTGGTGTTCCTCGGCGGCTTTGCCGCGATGCGCTTCACCGCCAGGCGCCGCATCCGCGCCATGCCGGAGGCCCAGCGCGAGGCCGTGCTCGCGCTCGAGGGAGCTCCGGCCACGGCGGCGCGGTAA
- a CDS encoding FecR domain-containing protein — translation MPSRESMVMRRSFLFALLLGIGVAIGWHTTADAAAELTQLAQAQPSPAPAPSATPATPAPATPAPAAIPQATAPEPIGNVATLTGTATVTRNNATTPLQIRDDIFANDEVATSATSSLGITFNDGTTFNLRANARIAIDNYVYEDGGQQNSALFSVGKGTAAFVAAAVARTGDMKISTPTATLGIRGTTGLVEVPEGATATSNNVGIKLYPDADGHVGRIEVNDRSGASLGVLTRGASGFAIRPGSGGARFAAVPLTISPQQITRDQGLVRQVHSAQTLGRQVVSEQRDFRRANPDFRRGNPAAPYPNRGQPVQPNLQRQNGLPGQNRNAPQQPSQQNRPGQQQPGQPNRPGQPQQPGTPGRQGSQQPGTQQQGGAQHALSGQPGGATLPHAPGVRTPAGQQPAGQQPARQGGATQPGGQQSPARQGGLQPGRTAAPGGVRQPGQPAGQPGQPGVPRQGTAEPVPQAPGQIRPGIQQAAPGIRPGMQRPALQPRPGFVQRRAPPPRAAKPPPKDKRQ, via the coding sequence GTGCCCTCCCGGGAATCGATGGTGATGCGCCGCAGCTTCCTCTTCGCGCTTCTGCTTGGCATCGGCGTCGCGATCGGTTGGCATACAACGGCCGATGCCGCGGCCGAGCTGACGCAGCTCGCGCAAGCCCAACCTTCGCCGGCCCCGGCGCCGAGTGCGACACCCGCTACGCCTGCGCCCGCAACACCTGCTCCGGCCGCGATACCGCAGGCCACAGCGCCCGAGCCGATCGGCAACGTCGCGACGCTGACCGGGACCGCCACGGTCACGCGCAACAACGCCACGACGCCGCTGCAGATCCGCGACGACATCTTTGCCAATGACGAGGTCGCGACATCAGCGACCTCCTCGCTCGGCATCACCTTCAACGACGGCACCACCTTCAACCTGCGCGCCAACGCCAGGATCGCGATCGACAATTACGTCTATGAGGACGGCGGCCAGCAGAACAGCGCGCTGTTCAGCGTCGGCAAGGGAACGGCGGCCTTCGTCGCCGCCGCGGTCGCCAGGACCGGCGACATGAAGATCTCGACGCCGACCGCGACGCTCGGCATCCGCGGCACCACCGGTCTCGTCGAAGTGCCCGAAGGCGCGACCGCGACCAGCAACAATGTCGGCATCAAGCTCTATCCCGACGCCGACGGGCATGTCGGCCGCATCGAGGTCAATGATCGCAGCGGTGCCTCGCTCGGCGTGCTGACGCGCGGCGCGAGCGGCTTTGCGATTCGTCCGGGCAGCGGCGGCGCCCGCTTCGCCGCGGTGCCGCTGACGATCTCGCCGCAGCAGATCACGCGCGACCAGGGTTTGGTGCGCCAGGTCCACAGCGCGCAGACGCTGGGCCGCCAGGTGGTGTCCGAGCAGCGTGACTTCCGCCGCGCCAATCCCGACTTCCGCAGGGGCAATCCGGCCGCGCCCTATCCGAACCGCGGCCAGCCGGTGCAGCCGAACCTTCAGCGCCAGAACGGCCTGCCGGGCCAGAACCGCAACGCTCCGCAACAGCCGAGTCAGCAGAACCGTCCGGGCCAGCAGCAGCCCGGCCAGCCGAACCGACCGGGCCAGCCGCAGCAACCGGGCACGCCCGGCCGGCAGGGCTCGCAGCAGCCGGGCACGCAGCAGCAAGGCGGCGCACAACACGCGCTGTCCGGCCAACCCGGCGGCGCGACGCTGCCGCACGCGCCCGGTGTGCGGACGCCGGCCGGACAACAGCCCGCGGGACAACAACCTGCGCGTCAGGGCGGCGCGACGCAGCCCGGCGGACAACAGTCGCCTGCACGTCAAGGCGGTCTGCAACCCGGCCGCACAGCGGCGCCGGGCGGCGTGCGCCAGCCCGGACAACCGGCGGGTCAGCCGGGTCAGCCAGGCGTGCCGCGACAAGGCACGGCGGAGCCGGTGCCGCAGGCACCCGGCCAGATCCGCCCCGGAATCCAGCAGGCCGCACCGGGCATCCGCCCCGGAATGCAACGGCCCGCACTGCAGCCACGCCCCGGCTTCGTGCAACGGCGCGCACCGCCGCCGCGCGCGGCAAAGCCGCCGCCCAAGGACAAGCGCCAGTAG
- a CDS encoding class I SAM-dependent methyltransferase, which yields MNVQTEMPAVDLAAVKARQQATWSSGDYAIVGTTLQIVGEMLCEAVDLRSNQIVLDVAAGNGNATLAAARRFADVVSTDYVGALLERGRERAAAERLPVTFQEADADKLPFADASFDVVLSTFGVMFTADQQQAANELRRVCRIGGKIGLASWTPEGFIGQVFKTIGKYVPPAPGVKSPALWGTEAHLVALFGPQATVEATRRHFNFRYKSREHFLDIFRTYYGPVLKAFGAIDAVKQQLLAADMFRLMDQFNVAKDGTLVIPSEYLEAVITRRG from the coding sequence ATGAACGTTCAGACCGAAATGCCCGCCGTCGATCTCGCCGCCGTCAAGGCACGCCAGCAAGCCACCTGGAGCTCGGGTGACTACGCCATCGTCGGCACCACGCTTCAGATCGTCGGCGAAATGCTCTGCGAGGCGGTCGACCTGCGCAGCAATCAAATTGTGCTCGACGTCGCCGCCGGCAACGGCAATGCGACGCTGGCGGCGGCACGGCGCTTTGCCGACGTGGTCTCGACCGATTACGTCGGAGCGTTGCTCGAGCGCGGCCGCGAGCGCGCGGCCGCAGAACGTCTGCCCGTCACGTTCCAGGAAGCGGACGCGGACAAGCTGCCGTTCGCCGACGCGAGCTTCGACGTCGTGCTGTCGACATTCGGCGTCATGTTCACCGCCGACCAGCAGCAGGCCGCGAATGAGCTGCGCCGGGTCTGCCGCATCGGCGGCAAGATCGGCCTTGCGAGCTGGACGCCGGAAGGTTTCATCGGCCAGGTGTTCAAGACCATCGGCAAATATGTGCCGCCGGCACCGGGCGTGAAATCTCCCGCGCTATGGGGTACCGAAGCCCATCTCGTCGCCTTGTTCGGTCCCCAGGCGACGGTTGAGGCCACGCGCAGGCACTTCAATTTCCGTTACAAGTCGCGCGAGCATTTCCTCGATATCTTCCGCACTTACTACGGTCCGGTACTGAAAGCATTCGGAGCGATCGATGCCGTCAAGCAGCAATTGCTTGCCGCCGACATGTTCCGCCTGATGGACCAGTTCAATGTCGCGAAGGACGGGACGCTGGTCATCCCCAGTGAATATCTGGAGGCCGTGATCACCAGGCGGGGCTGA
- a CDS encoding nickel-binding protein, translated as MELYVIRRPSAWANMSELELAGATSARIGDQQMPDRVRWIRSYVVHEADGRIGTFCIYEARDGDSIREHARCVGMPGEEFYKVATTVVVRGDPVQPPIAAE; from the coding sequence ATGGAACTCTATGTCATTCGCCGTCCGAGCGCCTGGGCCAACATGAGCGAGCTGGAGCTTGCCGGCGCAACCTCCGCCAGGATCGGCGATCAGCAGATGCCGGACCGCGTCCGCTGGATCCGTAGCTACGTGGTGCATGAGGCAGATGGTCGCATCGGCACTTTCTGCATCTACGAGGCGCGCGACGGCGACTCGATCCGGGAGCATGCGCGCTGCGTCGGCATGCCGGGCGAGGAATTCTACAAGGTCGCGACAACCGTGGTGGTGCGTGGTGATCCGGTCCAGCCGCCCATTGCAGCCGAGTGA
- a CDS encoding winged helix-turn-helix domain-containing protein: protein MCARHEVPLQPRVFDLLVYLVRHRDRVISKEELLEAIWPDVTVTDNSLQRAVSSLRAALRKGGMDGAIRNLPGKGYRFFHDSEIRQPEPAAHNPDGTTGAIGAIGLARRAAAGQLWLQAATLFQSADEDGALSADDLDDWALALQCLGRAAAAVPILIRAVGAKSKAGDAAGAAVDAIALSGLHFESGQAAIGKGWLARAEDWTATLDDPPTTALLLWMKSKLAAFDGEPEQALALADAAYTAVRYKDALNIEALSLAYRGFYRLCLGDTHGGLADQDHAAAVALSSNNLDPIMGGNLYCNILWAARMFGDWARADQWTRSYQNFCSSSGMELTGSCQLHRSEVLGVRGSLDEALARIQDALARLTSDAPWSMGDANRVLGDILSAIGNEDAALEAYDRAYTLGWCPEPGRAMLLLARGEAEAAHASLERSLIGKTWWTLQRRGMLLAHLALVAAHTNRAGQAKALICELSGHPDRWPMPSIRALTNEAQAILALSRQDHEKAMRHLHLARQLWSSIDGRIQIVRLRLQICRLQLEHGDIRGAMAEVHAAQLVARELGSPKLSGDCIALQREIDGWQPAAAPAVRRQGIGR, encoded by the coding sequence CTGTGCGCGCGGCACGAGGTCCCATTGCAGCCGCGTGTGTTCGATTTGCTGGTCTATCTTGTTCGACACCGCGATCGGGTCATATCCAAGGAAGAACTGCTCGAAGCCATCTGGCCGGATGTGACGGTCACCGACAACTCGCTGCAGCGGGCGGTGAGTTCGTTGCGCGCCGCGCTGCGCAAGGGCGGCATGGACGGAGCGATCCGAAATCTCCCAGGCAAGGGATATCGGTTCTTTCACGATTCCGAGATCAGGCAGCCGGAACCTGCTGCGCACAATCCAGACGGCACAACCGGTGCAATCGGAGCAATCGGTCTCGCGCGACGCGCAGCGGCCGGACAATTATGGCTGCAGGCGGCAACCTTGTTTCAGAGCGCCGATGAAGACGGCGCGCTCAGCGCCGACGATCTGGACGATTGGGCGCTCGCCCTGCAATGCCTCGGCAGAGCCGCGGCAGCCGTTCCGATTCTTATTCGCGCGGTCGGCGCCAAGAGCAAGGCGGGCGACGCTGCCGGGGCGGCGGTCGACGCGATCGCGCTGTCGGGTTTGCATTTCGAGAGCGGTCAGGCCGCGATCGGAAAAGGCTGGCTCGCGCGCGCGGAAGACTGGACCGCAACGCTCGACGATCCTCCGACGACGGCCTTGCTGTTATGGATGAAGTCGAAACTGGCCGCCTTCGATGGAGAGCCGGAACAGGCACTCGCGTTGGCCGACGCTGCCTATACTGCCGTCAGATACAAGGATGCACTCAACATCGAAGCTCTGAGCCTCGCCTATCGCGGCTTCTATCGGCTATGCCTCGGCGACACCCATGGCGGACTGGCCGATCAGGACCACGCCGCCGCGGTCGCACTGTCCAGCAACAATCTGGACCCGATCATGGGCGGCAACCTCTACTGCAACATTCTCTGGGCAGCCCGGATGTTCGGAGATTGGGCACGGGCCGACCAGTGGACACGGAGCTACCAGAATTTCTGTTCGAGCAGCGGCATGGAACTGACGGGTTCATGCCAGCTGCATCGCTCCGAGGTGCTCGGCGTCAGGGGCTCGCTCGACGAGGCGCTGGCTCGGATTCAGGATGCGCTCGCGCGCCTGACCAGCGATGCGCCATGGTCGATGGGCGATGCCAACCGGGTGCTGGGCGATATTCTGTCTGCGATCGGCAATGAGGACGCAGCGCTTGAAGCCTATGACAGGGCCTACACGCTGGGCTGGTGCCCGGAGCCGGGCCGCGCGATGTTGCTGCTCGCAAGAGGCGAAGCGGAAGCCGCCCATGCGAGCCTGGAACGGAGCCTGATCGGCAAGACCTGGTGGACCCTGCAGCGGCGGGGAATGCTGCTCGCGCATCTGGCGCTGGTTGCGGCACACACGAATCGGGCCGGTCAGGCCAAGGCATTGATCTGCGAACTTTCGGGACATCCGGATCGCTGGCCGATGCCCTCGATCCGCGCGCTCACCAACGAAGCGCAGGCGATCCTTGCACTGTCCCGGCAGGATCACGAAAAAGCCATGCGGCATCTCCATCTCGCCCGCCAGCTCTGGTCGAGCATCGACGGACGGATCCAGATCGTGCGGCTGAGGCTGCAGATCTGCAGGCTCCAGCTGGAACACGGAGACATTCGCGGCGCCATGGCCGAGGTTCATGCCGCACAGCTCGTGGCACGTGAATTGGGTTCGCCCAAGCTCAGCGGCGACTGCATTGCCTTGCAGCGTGAGATTGACGGCTGGCAGCCAGCCGCGGCTCCGGCTGTACGACGTCAGGGCATCGGCCGCTGA
- a CDS encoding NUDIX hydrolase, which produces MARTPVLAAGGIVLRETPPRFAVVRLRKRNEWVLPKGKLDDGETPRDAAEREVLEETGHDVDVHEFLGTLVYDSGGRSKVVHYWRMEAGGKPVRALMSDIREVDWLPLDAALERLSRGYERAFLENVGPIALQAAEDAERARRALARAAAAERRRSRAAMGPPVIDEQDAVNPSDVADAPVLAETPAIEPTALAQSEGDTPAMAPDRSAAEAGDVVEAEHVAEAAASEAPSSSLCDIAPGAMTVQPRPRKNLIERVRDWLRRAA; this is translated from the coding sequence ATGGCGCGGACGCCTGTGCTGGCGGCGGGAGGCATTGTGCTGCGGGAGACACCGCCGCGCTTCGCCGTCGTGCGCCTGCGCAAGCGAAATGAGTGGGTGCTGCCGAAGGGCAAGCTCGACGACGGCGAGACGCCGCGCGATGCCGCCGAACGCGAGGTGCTGGAGGAAACCGGCCACGACGTCGACGTGCACGAATTCCTCGGCACGCTGGTCTATGATTCCGGCGGCCGTTCCAAGGTGGTGCATTACTGGCGCATGGAAGCCGGCGGCAAGCCGGTGCGCGCGCTGATGAGCGACATCAGGGAAGTCGACTGGCTGCCGCTCGATGCGGCGCTCGAGCGCCTGTCGCGCGGCTATGAGCGTGCGTTCCTGGAAAATGTCGGACCGATCGCGCTGCAGGCCGCGGAGGACGCCGAGCGCGCGCGGCGGGCGCTGGCACGCGCTGCGGCCGCGGAGCGGCGGCGCAGCCGCGCGGCGATGGGCCCGCCGGTCATCGATGAGCAGGACGCCGTCAACCCGTCTGACGTCGCTGACGCGCCCGTGCTCGCGGAGACGCCGGCCATCGAACCGACGGCGTTGGCGCAGAGCGAAGGCGATACGCCGGCGATGGCGCCGGACCGCAGCGCTGCGGAGGCTGGCGACGTGGTCGAGGCGGAGCATGTCGCGGAGGCGGCCGCATCCGAAGCGCCGTCGTCATCCCTGTGCGACATCGCGCCGGGTGCGATGACCGTCCAGCCCAGGCCGCGCAAGAACTTGATCGAGCGCGTGCGCGACTGGCTGCGCCGCGCGGCCTGA
- the asd gene encoding archaetidylserine decarboxylase (Phosphatidylserine decarboxylase is synthesized as a single chain precursor. Generation of the pyruvoyl active site from a Ser is coupled to cleavage of a Gly-Ser bond between the larger (beta) and smaller (alpha chains). It is an integral membrane protein.), which translates to MTVKGLISAFTQQEDLNFLLTNRIPRAALTRFMGWFSKVENPLVRDASIACWKLFSDLDLSEAKKTEFTSLHDCFTRELKPGLRPAVADPAIIASPSDAIIGAHGRIEDTQLFQVKGAPYSLLDLLGDAALVEQHRNGRFVTLRLTSSMYHRFHAPYDLAIDKVTFIHGDVWNVNPIALKRIERLFCKNERAVLRGKLAAGEALTLVPVAAILVASLRLHFLDITLNAQSRGPVDFPCDAHVKKGDELGWFEHGSTIIMLAPGNFEFCDNVAEGARIKCGEPLLRKPAN; encoded by the coding sequence ATGACAGTCAAGGGCCTGATCTCGGCATTCACCCAGCAGGAGGACCTCAATTTCCTGCTCACCAACCGGATTCCGCGGGCGGCGCTGACCCGCTTCATGGGCTGGTTCTCCAAGGTCGAGAACCCCTTGGTGCGCGATGCCTCGATCGCCTGCTGGAAGCTGTTCTCCGACCTCGATCTGTCGGAGGCGAAGAAGACCGAGTTCACCAGCCTGCACGACTGCTTCACCCGCGAGCTGAAGCCCGGCCTGCGACCGGCGGTGGCCGATCCTGCCATCATCGCGAGCCCGTCGGATGCGATCATCGGGGCGCATGGGCGGATCGAGGACACGCAATTGTTCCAGGTCAAGGGCGCGCCCTATTCGCTGCTCGATCTCCTCGGCGATGCCGCGCTGGTCGAGCAGCACAGGAACGGCCGCTTCGTCACGCTGCGGCTGACCTCGAGCATGTATCACCGCTTCCACGCGCCCTATGACCTTGCGATCGACAAGGTGACGTTCATTCATGGCGACGTCTGGAACGTCAATCCGATCGCGCTGAAGCGGATCGAGCGCCTTTTCTGCAAGAACGAGCGCGCGGTGCTGCGCGGGAAACTCGCGGCCGGCGAGGCGCTGACGCTGGTTCCGGTCGCCGCCATCCTGGTGGCGAGCCTTCGCCTGCATTTCCTCGACATCACGCTGAACGCGCAGTCGCGGGGTCCGGTGGATTTCCCCTGTGACGCCCATGTCAAGAAGGGCGATGAACTCGGCTGGTTCGAGCATGGCTCGACCATCATCATGCTCGCGCCCGGCAATTTCGAATTCTGCGACAATGTCGCGGAGGGAGCGCGGATCAAATGCGGCGAGCCGCTGCTAAGGAAGCCTGCCAACTGA